Proteins co-encoded in one Papaver somniferum cultivar HN1 chromosome 5, ASM357369v1, whole genome shotgun sequence genomic window:
- the LOC113282564 gene encoding uncharacterized protein LOC113282564 isoform X2 — MSTDSNMGYNHDAILASVLNRHSISFQSGAVNSSSSSAEMIPMNNSYGGVAGMSNVGNSGTNLMNNNPGFVNSGLNSSGGGSLNYESVSGLNHDLELAVDWSLPEQSRLEEGLLRYVDEPSIMRYIKIAALLPDKTVRDVALRCRWMTKENGKRRKQEERYMGKKVKDRKEKFGESSSQLNLPPSPALNMSSYALMAHHMDQSDQISCEVLGGRTRHLLGENIQILSQIKANLETFKIHDNVNLFCHTRNNLAAILNNLRDMPGIMSHMPPLPVSVNEDLVNSILPHTAMFGSDNGIYMKQEPRC, encoded by the exons ATGTCAACTGATTCAAACATGGGTTATAATCATGATGCAATTCTAGCATCTGTGTTGAATCGTCATTCGATATCGTTTCAGTCGGGTGCTGTAAATAGTAGCAGCTCATCTGCAGAGATGATTCCTATGAATAATTCTTATGGTGGAGTTGCTGGGATGTCGAATGTTGGCAATTCCGGTACCAATTTGATGAACAACAACCCTGGGTTTGTTAATTCAGGCTTGAATTCTAGTGGTGGTGGGAGTCTTAATTATGAATCAGTTTCGGGGTTGAACCATGACTTAGAGTTGGCTGTTGATTGGTCTCTTCCAGAGCAATCCAGATTAGAAGAAGGCTTATTAAG GTACGTGGATGAGCCAAGTATTATGAGGTATATCAAAATTGCAGCATTACTTCCCGACAAGACCGTTCGTGATGTTGCTCTTAGGTGTAGATGGATGACG AAGGAGAATGGAAAGCGAAGGAAACAAGAAGAACGTTACATGGGAAAGAAGGTGAAAGATAGGAAG GAAAAGTTTGGGGAGTCATCATCACAGTTAAATCTACCTCCATCTCCAGCTCTAAACATGAGTTCTTACGCCCTCATGGCGCACCATATGGATCAGAGTGATCAAATATCATGTGAAG TGCTAGGCGGCAGAACCAGGCATCTTCTGGGTGAGAACATTCAAATTCTAAGCCAGATCAAAGCTAACCTTGAAACATTTAAG ATACATGACAATGTCAATCTGTTCTGCCACACGAGGAACAACCTTGCAGCCATATTAAACAA CTTAAGGGATATGCCTGGAATAATGAGCCATATGCCTCCATTACCGGTTTCAGTCAATGAGGACTTGGTCAACTCTATTCTACCTCATACAGCAATGTTCGGTTCAGATAATGGTATCTATATGAAGCAAGAACCAAGATGTTGA
- the LOC113282564 gene encoding uncharacterized protein LOC113282564 isoform X1, with the protein MSTDSNMGYNHDAILASVLNRHSISFQSGAVNSSSSSAEMIPMNNSYGGVAGMSNVGNSGTNLMNNNPGFVNSGLNSSGGGSLNYESVSGLNHDLELAVDWSLPEQSRLEEGLLRYVDEPSIMRYIKIAALLPDKTVRDVALRCRWMTKKENGKRRKQEERYMGKKVKDRKEKFGESSSQLNLPPSPALNMSSYALMAHHMDQSDQISCEVLGGRTRHLLGENIQILSQIKANLETFKIHDNVNLFCHTRNNLAAILNNLRDMPGIMSHMPPLPVSVNEDLVNSILPHTAMFGSDNGIYMKQEPRC; encoded by the exons ATGTCAACTGATTCAAACATGGGTTATAATCATGATGCAATTCTAGCATCTGTGTTGAATCGTCATTCGATATCGTTTCAGTCGGGTGCTGTAAATAGTAGCAGCTCATCTGCAGAGATGATTCCTATGAATAATTCTTATGGTGGAGTTGCTGGGATGTCGAATGTTGGCAATTCCGGTACCAATTTGATGAACAACAACCCTGGGTTTGTTAATTCAGGCTTGAATTCTAGTGGTGGTGGGAGTCTTAATTATGAATCAGTTTCGGGGTTGAACCATGACTTAGAGTTGGCTGTTGATTGGTCTCTTCCAGAGCAATCCAGATTAGAAGAAGGCTTATTAAG GTACGTGGATGAGCCAAGTATTATGAGGTATATCAAAATTGCAGCATTACTTCCCGACAAGACCGTTCGTGATGTTGCTCTTAGGTGTAGATGGATGACG AAGAAGGAGAATGGAAAGCGAAGGAAACAAGAAGAACGTTACATGGGAAAGAAGGTGAAAGATAGGAAG GAAAAGTTTGGGGAGTCATCATCACAGTTAAATCTACCTCCATCTCCAGCTCTAAACATGAGTTCTTACGCCCTCATGGCGCACCATATGGATCAGAGTGATCAAATATCATGTGAAG TGCTAGGCGGCAGAACCAGGCATCTTCTGGGTGAGAACATTCAAATTCTAAGCCAGATCAAAGCTAACCTTGAAACATTTAAG ATACATGACAATGTCAATCTGTTCTGCCACACGAGGAACAACCTTGCAGCCATATTAAACAA CTTAAGGGATATGCCTGGAATAATGAGCCATATGCCTCCATTACCGGTTTCAGTCAATGAGGACTTGGTCAACTCTATTCTACCTCATACAGCAATGTTCGGTTCAGATAATGGTATCTATATGAAGCAAGAACCAAGATGTTGA
- the LOC113282565 gene encoding uncharacterized protein LOC113282565, whose translation MNMNRGVVGDKWSMRILWLCAIGSAVGLWMVGVDRQAQNRSRALAESLKAMDAADSQSGEGA comes from the exons ATGAATATGAATAGAGGCGTTGTTGGTGACAAATGGTCCATGAGGATTTTGTGGCTCTGTGCTATTGGAAGTGCTGTAG gcTTGTGGATGGTTGGTGTAGACAGACAGGCTCAGAACAGGTCTAGAGCGTTAGCTGAAAGCTTGAAGGCCATGGATGCTGCGGATAGCCAAAGTGGTGAAGGAGCTTAA